The Lutibacter sp. Hel_I_33_5 genome has a window encoding:
- a CDS encoding DUF4349 domain-containing protein → MKYILKLVIICSLLFSCGNNQNENLGSANLESDEINSFVSLKGLSKQRASEGSVNNGRTTDQGLSKKLIKNGYVAFETYDLAKTKETINDNVKTYKGYISSDNEHKSDDRISSTINVRIPSESFDVFLSEISKGIERFDNKNINIRDVTEQFLDIESRLKNKKKLENKYLEILQKAKTVREILDVERELGKLRQDIESTEGRLKYLSNQVSFSTLNITFYKLEANQTSFGRKIKEGFKNGFNNLKSFFIGVINIWPFIIIGFMVFYLFRKWRRKRKNK, encoded by the coding sequence ATGAAATATATATTAAAATTAGTTATAATTTGTAGCCTGCTATTTTCATGTGGAAATAATCAGAATGAAAATTTAGGTTCAGCAAATTTAGAATCTGATGAAATTAATAGTTTTGTTTCTTTAAAAGGTTTAAGTAAACAAAGGGCTTCAGAAGGAAGTGTAAATAATGGAAGGACAACTGACCAAGGTTTAAGTAAAAAACTTATTAAAAACGGTTATGTAGCTTTTGAAACATATGATTTAGCTAAAACAAAAGAAACTATAAACGATAACGTAAAAACTTATAAAGGGTACATTTCTTCGGACAATGAACATAAATCTGATGATAGAATAAGTAGTACAATTAATGTTAGAATTCCTTCTGAAAGTTTTGATGTTTTTTTATCAGAAATATCAAAAGGTATAGAGCGATTTGATAATAAAAATATCAATATTAGAGATGTAACCGAGCAGTTTTTAGATATTGAGTCTAGATTAAAGAATAAGAAAAAACTTGAAAATAAATACCTAGAAATTCTTCAGAAGGCTAAAACTGTTAGAGAAATTTTAGATGTAGAAAGAGAGCTAGGAAAGTTAAGACAAGATATTGAGTCTACAGAAGGTCGGTTAAAGTATTTATCTAATCAAGTGTCATTTTCTACTTTAAATATTACTTTTTATAAATTAGAAGCAAATCAAACTAGTTTTGGAAGAAAAATAAAAGAAGGTTTTAAAAATGGATTTAATAATTTAAAATCATTTTTTATAGGTGTCATAAATATTTGGCCATTTATAATTATTGGTTTTATGGTGTTTTATTTGTTTAGAAAATGGAGACGCAAAAGAAAAAATAAATAA
- the menA gene encoding 1,4-dihydroxy-2-naphthoate octaprenyltransferase — protein MINNYIKAARLRTLPLSVSGIIVGSFLSVPHNLFNWVICVLAILTTIGFQVLSNFANDYGDGIKGTDDNREGEERMVASGAISPKQMKFAMMVTTIITLVIALLLIYVAFGKENFEYSVLFFLLGIASIAAAIKYTVGKSAYGYSGLGDFFVFIFFGLLSVVGSCFLFTKDINLQIFLPAISIGLLSAAVLNLNNMRDQIEDKRNNKNTLVVKLGSQKAKIYHYCLIIGALISAITYVQLNYQSPFQYLFLIAFIPLFLNIKIVAKNIIFSELDGELKKVALSTFLFAILFGLAQVL, from the coding sequence ATGATTAATAACTATATAAAAGCGGCTCGTTTAAGAACTTTACCATTATCTGTTTCTGGAATTATTGTTGGTAGTTTTTTGTCGGTACCCCATAATCTATTTAATTGGGTTATTTGTGTTTTAGCCATTTTAACGACAATCGGATTTCAAGTATTATCCAATTTTGCAAATGATTATGGAGATGGAATAAAAGGAACTGATGATAATAGAGAAGGAGAGGAAAGAATGGTGGCTTCTGGAGCAATATCTCCTAAGCAAATGAAATTTGCTATGATGGTTACTACTATCATAACTTTGGTGATTGCTTTATTATTAATTTATGTTGCTTTTGGTAAAGAAAATTTTGAGTATTCAGTACTCTTTTTTTTATTAGGAATCGCTTCTATTGCAGCGGCAATAAAATATACAGTTGGTAAATCAGCATATGGATATTCTGGTTTAGGTGATTTTTTTGTGTTTATTTTCTTTGGATTGTTAAGTGTTGTTGGTAGCTGTTTTTTATTTACAAAGGATATTAATTTGCAGATATTCTTACCTGCAATTTCAATTGGTTTGTTAAGCGCTGCTGTTTTGAATTTAAACAATATGCGTGATCAAATTGAAGATAAAAGAAATAATAAAAATACGTTGGTGGTAAAATTAGGAAGTCAGAAAGCTAAAATCTATCATTATTGTTTAATAATTGGAGCATTAATTTCGGCAATAACTTATGTGCAATTAAATTATCAATCACCATTTCAATATTTGTTTTTGATAGCTTTTATTCCGTTGTTTTTAAATATTAAAATAGTTGCTAAAAACATTATTTTTTCTGAGTTAGATGGTGAGCTAAAAAAAGTAGCCTTAAGCACATTTTTATTTGCAATCCTTTTTGGGTTGGCACAAGTTTTGTAA
- a CDS encoding (Fe-S)-binding protein, producing the protein MNVPTMAEMMAQGKQPEVLFWVGAAGSYDDRAKKISRAFVKILHQANVDFAVLGAEESSTGDAAKRAGNEFLFQMQAMMNIEVLNGYEVKTIVTCDPHSFNTLKNEYPSLGGKYKVYHHTQFIKKLIDEGKLTVDDTNLKGKRLTYHDPCYLGRANEVYESPRDLIRRLGVNLTEMKRSKATALCCGAGGAQMFKEPEKGDKDINVLRTEDALETKPQIIATGCPYCNTMMTDGIKFKEKESQVKVQDIAELIAEANNL; encoded by the coding sequence ATGAACGTACCAACAATGGCAGAAATGATGGCTCAAGGAAAGCAACCAGAAGTGTTGTTTTGGGTCGGCGCTGCAGGAAGTTATGATGACAGGGCTAAAAAAATATCAAGAGCTTTTGTGAAAATTTTACATCAGGCAAATGTAGATTTTGCAGTGTTAGGTGCAGAAGAAAGTTCTACTGGTGATGCAGCAAAAAGAGCAGGAAACGAGTTTTTGTTTCAAATGCAGGCAATGATGAATATCGAAGTTTTAAACGGTTACGAAGTAAAAACCATTGTAACATGCGATCCACATTCATTTAATACATTAAAAAATGAATATCCATCTTTAGGAGGAAAATATAAAGTGTATCATCATACGCAGTTCATCAAAAAATTAATTGATGAAGGGAAATTAACTGTAGATGATACTAATCTAAAAGGAAAAAGATTAACATATCACGATCCATGTTATTTAGGAAGAGCAAATGAAGTATATGAATCTCCAAGAGATTTAATAAGGCGATTAGGCGTTAATTTAACAGAAATGAAACGTAGTAAAGCAACAGCTTTATGTTGTGGTGCTGGCGGGGCACAAATGTTTAAAGAACCCGAAAAAGGTGATAAGGATATTAACGTGTTGCGTACAGAAGATGCTTTGGAAACAAAGCCTCAGATTATTGCAACAGGTTGCCCATATTGTAATACGATGATGACAGACGGAATTAAATTTAAAGAAAAAGAAAGTCAAGTAAAAGTACAAGACATAGCAGAGCTCATTGCAGAAGCAAATAATTTATAA
- a CDS encoding (Fe-S)-binding protein, with amino-acid sequence MQYLPNLFFALALIFGIGFFVMNVRKLIRNINLGKDIDRSDNKSQRWKNMAMIALGQSKMIKRPFAGFLHIVVYVGFVIINIEVLEIIIDGLFGTHRVFQPILGNNLYAFLIGTFEILAALVFVSVIIFWLRRNLANIKRFLSKEMKGWPKNDGNFILYFEMVLMSLFIIMNATDIPFQEAGIGNPISQFVAPWFSDFSTETIHTIEKTAWWIHILGILVFLNYLYYSKHLHILLAFPNTFYANINPKGQFDNLESVTNEVKLMMDPSADPYAAPAEGAEETVPEKFGASDVTDLNWVQLMNSYTCTECGRCTSSCPANLTGKELSPRNIMMKTRDRLEEVGNNIDANGGSFKDDGKQLLNDYITPEELWACTSCNACVEECPIGIDPLSIITDMRRYLVMEESAAPQELNMMMTNIENNGAPWQYNQQDRLNWKDEE; translated from the coding sequence ATGCAATACTTACCAAACCTATTTTTTGCCTTAGCTTTAATCTTTGGAATTGGTTTTTTTGTGATGAATGTTCGCAAATTAATTAGAAATATTAATCTAGGAAAAGATATAGATAGATCAGATAATAAATCACAACGTTGGAAAAATATGGCAATGATAGCTTTAGGGCAATCAAAAATGATAAAAAGACCATTTGCTGGGTTTTTGCATATTGTAGTTTATGTAGGGTTTGTCATTATTAATATTGAAGTATTAGAAATTATTATTGATGGACTTTTTGGAACGCATAGAGTTTTCCAACCTATACTAGGTAATAATCTATATGCTTTCTTAATTGGAACTTTCGAAATTTTGGCAGCATTAGTTTTTGTCTCTGTAATAATCTTTTGGTTGCGAAGAAATTTAGCGAATATTAAAAGGTTTTTGAGTAAAGAAATGAAAGGTTGGCCAAAGAATGACGGAAACTTTATTCTGTATTTCGAAATGGTTTTAATGTCTTTATTCATAATTATGAATGCTACAGATATTCCTTTTCAAGAAGCTGGTATTGGGAATCCAATAAGTCAATTTGTAGCACCTTGGTTTAGTGATTTCTCTACAGAAACAATACATACAATAGAAAAAACTGCTTGGTGGATTCATATTTTAGGAATTTTAGTTTTCTTAAATTATTTATATTATTCGAAGCATTTACATATTTTATTAGCTTTTCCGAATACGTTTTATGCGAATATAAATCCTAAAGGACAATTCGATAATTTAGAGTCAGTTACTAATGAAGTGAAATTAATGATGGATCCAAGTGCAGACCCTTATGCTGCTCCAGCGGAAGGTGCAGAAGAAACAGTACCAGAAAAATTTGGAGCATCCGATGTTACCGATTTAAATTGGGTGCAATTAATGAATTCCTATACCTGTACGGAATGTGGGCGTTGTACTTCTTCTTGTCCAGCAAATTTGACAGGTAAAGAATTGTCTCCAAGAAATATTATGATGAAAACGAGAGATCGTTTAGAAGAAGTGGGGAATAATATTGATGCAAATGGAGGTTCTTTTAAAGATGACGGAAAGCAGTTGTTAAACGATTATATTACACCAGAAGAATTATGGGCTTGTACAAGTTGTAATGCTTGTGTAGAAGAATGTCCTATTGGTATAGATCCATTGTCTATCATTACAGATATGAGACGTTATTTGGTAATGGAAGAATCTGCTGCGCCACAAGAATTAAATATGATGATGACGAATATTGAAAATAATGGAGCGCCTTGGCAATACAATCAACAAGATAGATTAAACTGGAAAGACGAAGAATAA
- a CDS encoding MlaD family protein, with amino-acid sequence MSKELKTGAIAVIIIALFIWGYSFLKGEDFFNSSTRKFFVEYNSIQGLNESSLVTINGLQVGRVVGVRFNDKPDKRGSLVVELAVDNDFSFSKNSLAKIYSASLMGGQNLAIIPSYEGESAVSGDYLKGEIESDIFSSVGQKLNPLQAKLENVIVSADSLLVGFNTVMNAKARKSLNNTILSLESITLDVRNTIKNTNSLIDKNKSKLEETLSNTKNIIDNFSKVSEDLAKVNFSGTIKKLESTLENVNSLLAKASDNKGSLGKLMNDDAMYNNLTNASKELEELLREMKLNPKRFVHFSLFGKKAKGYKPEEIKN; translated from the coding sequence ATGTCTAAAGAACTCAAAACAGGTGCTATTGCAGTAATTATTATTGCATTGTTTATTTGGGGGTATAGTTTCTTAAAAGGAGAAGATTTTTTTAACTCTTCAACTAGAAAATTCTTTGTGGAATATAATAGTATTCAAGGATTGAATGAGTCTAGTTTGGTGACCATTAATGGATTACAGGTTGGTAGAGTTGTTGGTGTTCGTTTTAATGATAAACCAGATAAAAGAGGTAGTTTAGTAGTTGAGCTGGCAGTAGATAATGATTTTAGTTTTTCTAAAAATAGTTTAGCTAAAATTTATTCAGCTAGTTTAATGGGAGGGCAGAATCTTGCAATTATCCCTTCATATGAAGGAGAATCGGCTGTTTCTGGTGATTATTTAAAAGGTGAAATTGAATCTGATATATTTTCATCAGTAGGTCAAAAATTGAATCCACTTCAAGCAAAACTGGAAAATGTAATTGTTAGTGCAGATTCTTTATTAGTTGGTTTTAATACTGTAATGAATGCAAAAGCGAGAAAAAGCTTGAATAATACAATATTGAGTTTAGAATCGATCACTTTAGATGTTAGAAATACAATTAAAAATACAAACTCATTAATTGATAAAAATAAATCTAAACTAGAAGAAACTCTTAGTAATACTAAAAACATTATTGATAATTTCTCTAAAGTTTCTGAAGATTTAGCAAAAGTTAATTTTTCTGGAACTATTAAGAAACTTGAAAGTACATTGGAAAACGTAAATTCTTTATTAGCTAAGGCTAGTGATAATAAAGGTTCCTTAGGTAAGCTAATGAATGATGATGCTATGTATAATAATCTTACCAATGCATCAAAAGAATTAGAAGAATTGCTTCGTGAAATGAAATTGAATCCGAAAAGATTTGTACATTTTTCATTATTTGGAAAAAAAGCAAAAGGATATAAGCCAGAAGAGATTAAAAATTAA
- a CDS encoding N-acetylmuramoyl-L-alanine amidase, with protein sequence MRFLLFHKFSTKLKIIFLFVLSYFLLSVSSKTFAQKKKYVVVLDAGHGGHDSGNLGNGYVEKKIALKVTLLVGQSLAKNKDIKVIYTRKNDSYPPLWKRGEIANKAKADLFVSIHCDSYTPRPAAHGAGTFVLGLRGNQKNLEVAKRENAAILKEKNYKEKYKGFDPNSAESVIGLSLLQEENLDKSLEIASLLQDNFTGQLKRLDRKVRQDNFQVLRETIMPSVLVELGFLTNKKEGKYLNSKTGQRQMAKAIAAAVRKYFNRIKLNTVQISEAVVKDLVEYKVQIASGRSKIPTKSYNFKGLKNVERIKVGSFYKYYYGKSSQYKDVKTSLTTVKKKGYTSAFIVAYKNGEKITVSNALKLQ encoded by the coding sequence ATACGATTCTTACTTTTCCACAAATTTAGTACCAAACTGAAAATAATATTTCTTTTTGTCTTAAGCTATTTTTTACTTTCTGTTTCTAGTAAAACGTTTGCTCAGAAAAAAAAGTATGTAGTAGTACTAGATGCTGGTCATGGTGGTCATGACTCTGGAAATTTAGGAAATGGGTATGTTGAAAAAAAGATTGCACTTAAAGTTACACTATTAGTTGGTCAAAGTTTAGCTAAGAATAAAGATATAAAGGTAATTTATACAAGAAAGAATGATTCTTATCCGCCATTATGGAAAAGAGGTGAAATAGCAAATAAAGCGAAAGCAGATTTATTTGTGTCTATTCACTGTGATTCTTATACGCCAAGACCTGCGGCGCATGGAGCAGGAACATTTGTGCTTGGACTTAGAGGGAATCAAAAAAACTTAGAAGTAGCAAAGAGAGAAAATGCTGCAATTTTAAAAGAAAAAAACTATAAAGAAAAATATAAAGGTTTTGATCCTAATTCTGCAGAGTCGGTTATAGGATTATCATTATTACAAGAAGAGAATCTTGATAAAAGTTTAGAAATTGCTAGTTTATTACAAGATAACTTTACTGGTCAATTAAAACGTTTAGATAGAAAAGTACGACAAGATAATTTTCAAGTTTTAAGAGAAACTATTATGCCAAGTGTTTTGGTAGAGTTAGGTTTTTTAACCAATAAAAAAGAAGGGAAATATCTAAATTCTAAAACAGGTCAAAGACAAATGGCAAAAGCTATTGCAGCAGCGGTAAGAAAATATTTTAATAGAATTAAATTAAATACAGTTCAAATATCCGAAGCAGTAGTTAAAGACTTAGTGGAGTATAAAGTCCAGATCGCTTCAGGTAGAAGTAAAATACCCACAAAATCTTACAATTTTAAAGGATTAAAAAATGTTGAACGAATAAAAGTTGGGAGTTTTTATAAATATTATTACGGAAAATCATCTCAATATAAAGATGTAAAAACGTCTTTAACAACAGTTAAGAAAAAAGGATATACTTCAGCTTTTATAGTCGCTTATAAAAATGGAGAAAAAATTACAGTATCTAACGCACTAAAATTGCAGTGA
- a CDS encoding putative LPS assembly protein LptD: MQSNISSYILLIFCFISLQNTFAQKNSTKKDTITSIKKDSILLKTNDTIKKDTIVKKQQKITDIIKHDAKDYKISNTKNKTLTLYNEAQIKYTDIDLKAGIIIINYDKNTLFAKGIKDSTGYQQKPIFIQGGQESEQDSLLYNFKSKRALIYGLKSQQGEMITYGEKTKRVNDSTIYIRKIRFTTSEKKNPDYYIATEKAKLVPGKKIIVGLSNLVVADVPTPFFLPFAYFPQSEKSISGFIFPTFDTGSTSRGIGFQNGGYYFAISDYFDLTLQGDAYSNGTWGFRAATNYKKRYKFNGNFSFRYENTLNSIKGFADYSKSTNYNINWRHSQDTKASPNARFSASVNIGSSTYFRESINEFNNSQFLNNNRSSSVSFYKKFVGTPFNMNVLMTHNQNISSENTDENNINLTLPSLQVNMERVYPFAGKGGVKKNPIQKMGFNYSMQGQYLIKTNDEDFFTAAMFKTAKAGIVHNTGTNTNIRAFKYFTLSPSISYKEVWNFDYTQKRFDETITDTNGNIVGGIVKDTVRGFKSFREYNTGVSLSTNIYGTFNFKKGRLKAIRHTIRPSISYGYRPNFARKYEQQIQSNLAATEFETYSPFEDGMYGSPGAGLSNSIGISVNNVLEAKVAPKDPDSDKEDEKVMILNNLNFSTSYNIAADSLRWSNVNVSAGTRLFKDKMALNLGATLNPYQVNAQGVTINKYNPNVFRVQNVNITANYSLSSKDFEKKDDKKNSQGNGAQNTPDILGEEIQPSNTFSQSSQNNTDTKDKKAKLYFADIPWSINFAYSTSYSNNGYQNIGIQNHTLMFSGSFELTPKWKVGFNSGYDIKDGAFTYSRFNFARDLDSWQFNFNWVPFGLNSSYTFFIGVKSSILQDLKWDKNKPPDRRLF, from the coding sequence TTGCAATCAAATATATCTTCATATATACTTTTAATTTTTTGTTTTATTTCGCTACAAAATACTTTCGCACAAAAAAATAGCACAAAAAAAGATACCATAACCAGTATAAAAAAAGACAGTATTCTTTTAAAAACTAACGATACTATTAAAAAGGATACTATAGTAAAAAAGCAGCAAAAAATTACTGATATTATTAAACATGATGCTAAAGATTATAAAATCAGTAATACTAAAAACAAAACGCTTACCTTATATAATGAGGCTCAGATAAAATATACTGATATTGACTTAAAAGCTGGAATTATTATTATTAATTATGATAAAAACACATTATTTGCAAAAGGTATAAAAGACAGTACGGGCTATCAACAAAAACCCATTTTCATACAAGGTGGACAAGAATCTGAGCAAGACTCATTGCTTTATAATTTTAAATCTAAACGTGCTCTAATCTATGGTTTAAAATCTCAACAAGGAGAAATGATTACCTATGGAGAAAAGACCAAACGTGTTAACGATTCAACTATTTATATTAGAAAAATTAGGTTTACTACTTCAGAAAAGAAAAACCCAGATTATTATATTGCAACCGAAAAAGCAAAATTAGTTCCTGGTAAAAAAATAATTGTCGGTTTAAGTAATTTAGTTGTTGCAGATGTTCCAACACCTTTCTTTTTACCTTTCGCATATTTCCCTCAAAGTGAAAAAAGTATTTCTGGATTTATTTTCCCAACTTTTGACACAGGAAGTACTAGTAGAGGAATTGGTTTTCAAAATGGTGGATATTATTTTGCAATTAGTGACTATTTTGATTTAACACTACAAGGTGATGCTTACTCTAACGGAACCTGGGGTTTTAGAGCTGCCACCAACTATAAAAAAAGATATAAGTTTAATGGAAATTTCAGTTTTAGATACGAAAACACGTTAAATAGCATTAAAGGTTTTGCCGACTACTCTAAATCTACAAATTACAATATTAACTGGAGACATTCTCAAGACACAAAAGCGAGTCCAAATGCACGTTTTTCTGCTTCTGTAAACATAGGAAGCAGCACTTATTTTAGAGAGTCTATTAATGAATTTAACAATTCACAATTTTTAAATAACAATAGAAGTTCTTCTGTTTCTTTTTACAAAAAATTTGTTGGCACACCGTTTAACATGAATGTGTTAATGACCCACAATCAAAACATTAGTTCAGAAAACACCGATGAGAACAATATCAACTTGACCTTACCTTCTCTACAAGTGAATATGGAAAGGGTTTATCCTTTTGCTGGAAAGGGTGGAGTAAAAAAGAATCCAATTCAAAAAATGGGTTTTAATTATAGCATGCAAGGTCAATACTTAATAAAAACTAATGATGAAGATTTCTTTACAGCTGCAATGTTTAAAACAGCTAAAGCAGGAATCGTTCATAATACCGGTACAAATACAAATATTAGAGCATTTAAGTATTTCACTTTGTCACCGAGCATATCCTATAAAGAAGTTTGGAATTTTGATTATACTCAAAAAAGGTTTGATGAAACGATAACTGATACAAATGGAAATATAGTTGGAGGTATAGTAAAAGATACTGTTAGAGGATTTAAGAGTTTTAGAGAATATAATACTGGCGTAAGTTTATCAACTAATATTTACGGAACTTTCAACTTTAAAAAAGGACGATTAAAAGCAATACGCCATACAATAAGACCTTCTATTTCTTATGGTTATAGACCAAATTTTGCAAGAAAATACGAACAACAAATACAATCTAATCTAGCTGCAACAGAATTTGAAACGTATTCTCCTTTTGAAGATGGAATGTATGGATCACCTGGTGCTGGATTAAGTAATTCAATAGGAATTTCCGTAAACAATGTTTTAGAAGCTAAAGTAGCACCAAAAGACCCTGACAGTGATAAAGAAGATGAAAAAGTAATGATTCTTAACAATCTAAACTTTAGCACATCTTATAATATTGCAGCTGATAGTCTACGATGGTCTAATGTAAATGTTTCAGCTGGAACACGTTTATTTAAAGATAAAATGGCGTTAAATTTAGGCGCAACATTAAATCCATACCAAGTAAATGCTCAAGGTGTCACTATTAATAAATACAACCCAAATGTTTTTAGAGTCCAAAATGTAAACATTACTGCAAACTATTCACTTTCTAGTAAAGATTTTGAAAAAAAGGATGATAAAAAAAATAGTCAAGGAAATGGAGCTCAAAATACACCAGATATTCTAGGTGAAGAGATTCAACCTTCTAATACTTTTTCTCAATCTTCACAAAATAACACTGACACAAAAGACAAAAAAGCAAAATTATATTTTGCTGATATTCCTTGGTCTATAAACTTTGCTTATTCTACATCGTATTCTAATAATGGTTATCAAAATATCGGAATACAGAATCATACACTAATGTTTAGCGGAAGTTTTGAGTTAACTCCAAAATGGAAAGTAGGTTTTAATTCTGGATATGATATTAAAGATGGTGCCTTTACTTATTCAAGGTTTAATTTTGCTCGAGATTTAGATAGTTGGCAATTTAATTTTAACTGGGTTCCCTTTGGATTAAACTCTTCTTACACATTTTTTATTGGGGTAAAATCTTCTATTTTACAAGATTTAAAGTGGGATAAAAATAAGCCGCCAGATAGACGACTGTTTTAA
- a CDS encoding Rid family detoxifying hydrolase, with protein MKKIIKTTKAPLPIGPYNQAVLSGNTLYTSGQIAINPTTGELILESIEEETKQVMENMKEVLLATDMTFENVVKTSIFISDMNNFSKINSVYAQYFDEENAPARETVEVANLPKFVNVEISMIAVK; from the coding sequence ATGAAAAAAATAATAAAAACTACAAAAGCTCCTTTACCTATTGGCCCATATAATCAGGCTGTGTTAAGCGGAAATACTTTATATACTTCAGGTCAAATAGCAATCAATCCTACAACTGGAGAGCTTATTTTAGAGTCTATAGAAGAAGAAACCAAGCAAGTTATGGAAAACATGAAAGAAGTTTTATTAGCTACTGATATGACTTTTGAAAACGTTGTGAAGACTTCTATCTTTATTTCTGACATGAATAACTTCTCGAAAATAAATTCAGTCTATGCTCAATATTTTGATGAAGAAAACGCACCTGCAAGAGAAACCGTGGAAGTTGCTAACCTACCAAAGTTTGTTAATGTAGAAATAAGTATGATTGCCGTAAAATAA
- the gap gene encoding type I glyceraldehyde-3-phosphate dehydrogenase, protein MTKIGINGFGRIGRLAFRSAIQRENVQVVAINDLLDVDYLAYLLKYDSVHGRFNGDVEVKDGQLVVNGQAIRVTAERNPEDIRWDEAGAEFVIESTGFFLSKEKAGLHIKGGAKKVVISAPSPDANMYVMGVNESEMTADETIISNASCTTNCLAPITKVINDNFGVVEGLMTTIHGATSGQDAVDSPNKNWRRGRSVLNNLIPTSTGAAKAVGKVIPELNGKLTGMAVRVPTPDVSLVDLTVRTEKTTSLAEIIAKFEEAANGQLKGVLGVTNDQVVSQDFVSETRTSIVDADASIELNGNFFKIISWYDNEYGYATKIVDMVEHAASL, encoded by the coding sequence ATGACAAAAATAGGAATTAACGGATTTGGTAGAATTGGACGATTAGCATTTCGTTCTGCAATTCAAAGAGAAAACGTACAAGTTGTTGCAATAAACGATTTGTTAGATGTAGATTATTTAGCATATTTATTAAAATACGATTCAGTTCATGGTCGTTTTAATGGTGATGTTGAAGTAAAGGATGGTCAATTAGTTGTAAATGGTCAGGCTATTAGAGTTACTGCAGAAAGAAACCCTGAAGATATTAGGTGGGATGAAGCTGGTGCAGAATTTGTAATTGAATCTACTGGATTTTTCTTGTCAAAAGAAAAAGCAGGTTTACATATAAAAGGTGGTGCAAAGAAAGTTGTTATTTCTGCTCCTTCTCCAGATGCAAACATGTATGTAATGGGTGTAAATGAAAGTGAAATGACTGCTGATGAAACAATTATTTCTAATGCATCATGTACTACAAACTGTTTAGCGCCAATAACGAAAGTTATAAACGATAATTTTGGTGTTGTTGAAGGTTTAATGACAACAATTCATGGAGCAACTTCTGGTCAAGATGCTGTAGATAGTCCAAATAAGAACTGGAGAAGAGGACGTTCTGTTTTAAATAACTTAATTCCTACTTCTACAGGTGCTGCAAAAGCAGTTGGTAAAGTAATTCCAGAATTAAATGGAAAACTTACAGGTATGGCTGTTAGAGTTCCTACGCCAGATGTTTCTTTAGTAGATTTAACTGTAAGAACCGAAAAAACAACAAGTTTAGCAGAAATCATTGCAAAGTTTGAAGAAGCTGCAAATGGTCAGTTAAAAGGTGTATTAGGTGTAACAAATGATCAAGTAGTTTCTCAAGATTTTGTTTCAGAAACTAGAACTTCTATTGTTGATGCAGATGCAAGTATAGAATTAAATGGAAATTTCTTTAAGATTATTTCTTGGTATGATAACGAATATGGTTATGCAACTAAGATTGTAGATATGGTAGAACATGCTGCATCTTTATAA